In Phormidium yuhuli AB48, one genomic interval encodes:
- a CDS encoding chloride channel protein, producing the protein MKPWHLSWATGSSRFHHLYLYFLEPRRLALIEAGFIGLVSGLAAVILRQGIAWLGGWRVQEFLGLPVGLKLPLFGALGGCLAGWLIQRFAPDATGSGVSHVKAELGSSQRLQKALSLNLRLAVVKLLSTMLVSGSGMPLGRQGPTVHMGAALAASMSRWMPTSPGYRRQTIAAGAAAGLAAGFNAPIAGVLFVVEELLQDVSSLTLGTAILASFIGAVVSGLLGGGPWDVTLDPNTPTAQFSPMDIPSLLFLGVITGICSGWFNRGILASLTWQRRYLAIGLPGRIALVGCLSGATISLLPLEFHDNAGLRDFLTTGEAGLGLIAIVLVVNFALTLLVYGSGASGGLFAPTLVLGSALGSLVGLSSQLLFNVGDPQTFALAGMGAFFGAVAKVPITAIVIVFEITRDFNLVLPLMIVSVLAYVVAEQVSAGSLYDRLLELRGWETPATEDNTSGLLKIRVNDVMQRQVETVESDLSIGEVLQVFRRSPYGGFPVVQETRLVGMITETDLMKLTQTPLSDDTPISELMMPQPVMVSSEDPLMQALYLLERHQISRLPVVDGRRLVGIITHSDIVQAEARQLTGHGRSQKLEPSYPVYVTRAPATGRGRLLVPLANPKTAPLLLQFAGAIAAANDYELECLQVIPVPRHRSPSETPVRITHSRRLLQTALRLSREWQIPVHTQIRVAHDVSAAVLETIQERHINSLLMGWKGGTHTPGRIFGDVADTLLRQAPCQMVLVKWGSQVVENAEPRQPQLQRWLIPLGGGVNALAGLELLSALVTGGDRSFVQLCQVFRDRESTEEITFLKSTARLLERRLPCPVTATPIYGSSVVDAVLEETRGQDYDAILLGASRQGVLQQALHGNIPRAIARGSNCTTIVVRHGTLAAGEIMR; encoded by the coding sequence ACCTTGGCATTTGAGCTGGGCGACGGGTTCATCACGATTTCATCATCTCTATCTCTATTTCCTTGAACCTCGACGACTGGCCCTGATTGAAGCAGGATTCATTGGACTGGTCTCAGGATTGGCGGCGGTCATTCTGCGTCAGGGGATCGCTTGGCTCGGAGGCTGGCGGGTTCAGGAATTTCTCGGGTTGCCTGTGGGCCTAAAATTGCCTCTATTTGGTGCCCTAGGAGGGTGTTTAGCAGGCTGGTTAATTCAACGCTTTGCCCCGGATGCTACCGGGAGCGGGGTTTCCCATGTCAAGGCAGAACTGGGGTCATCGCAACGGCTACAAAAGGCACTCTCTCTCAATCTCCGGTTGGCGGTGGTAAAACTGCTGAGTACCATGCTGGTGTCTGGGTCGGGAATGCCTCTCGGACGACAGGGGCCCACGGTGCATATGGGAGCGGCTTTAGCGGCCTCCATGAGTCGCTGGATGCCGACCTCCCCCGGCTACCGTCGTCAAACCATCGCAGCTGGTGCGGCCGCTGGATTAGCCGCTGGGTTTAATGCCCCCATTGCGGGGGTTTTGTTTGTGGTGGAGGAGTTGTTACAAGATGTGTCGAGTTTAACCCTGGGCACAGCGATTTTGGCCTCCTTTATTGGAGCCGTGGTCTCGGGCCTTTTGGGAGGAGGACCCTGGGATGTCACTCTCGATCCCAATACCCCAACAGCCCAGTTTTCTCCGATGGATATTCCTAGTTTGCTGTTTTTAGGAGTCATAACGGGAATCTGTAGCGGCTGGTTTAATCGAGGGATTCTGGCTAGTCTCACCTGGCAACGCCGTTATCTAGCCATTGGCTTACCGGGACGAATCGCGTTAGTGGGATGTCTCTCGGGGGCAACTATTTCTCTGTTACCTCTGGAGTTTCATGACAATGCGGGGTTACGAGACTTTTTGACAACGGGTGAGGCCGGTTTGGGCCTGATTGCCATTGTTTTGGTCGTTAATTTCGCGTTAACGCTTTTGGTCTACGGGTCTGGCGCCTCTGGGGGGTTATTTGCCCCAACCCTGGTTCTTGGCTCGGCGTTGGGGAGTTTGGTGGGGTTAAGTAGTCAGCTTCTTTTTAATGTCGGTGATCCCCAAACCTTTGCCTTGGCGGGGATGGGGGCTTTTTTTGGGGCTGTTGCTAAGGTTCCGATTACGGCCATTGTGATTGTTTTTGAGATTACCCGAGATTTTAATTTGGTCTTGCCTTTGATGATTGTCTCGGTGTTGGCCTATGTGGTGGCGGAACAGGTATCGGCGGGGTCTCTGTACGATCGCCTATTGGAATTGCGCGGTTGGGAAACTCCCGCAACGGAGGATAATACCTCCGGCTTGTTGAAGATTCGCGTTAATGATGTGATGCAGCGCCAGGTGGAAACGGTGGAGAGTGATTTATCGATTGGGGAGGTGCTGCAGGTGTTTCGACGATCGCCCTATGGCGGGTTTCCGGTCGTGCAGGAGACTCGCTTAGTGGGAATGATTACGGAAACAGATTTAATGAAACTCACCCAAACCCCCCTATCTGACGATACGCCAATTTCTGAGTTGATGATGCCTCAACCGGTGATGGTGAGTTCTGAAGACCCTCTAATGCAGGCGTTATATCTCCTAGAACGTCATCAGATCAGCCGCTTACCGGTGGTGGATGGACGGCGTTTGGTGGGGATCATTACCCACAGTGATATTGTCCAAGCTGAGGCGCGGCAGTTGACGGGTCACGGTCGTTCTCAGAAGTTGGAACCCTCTTATCCGGTCTATGTTACCCGAGCGCCGGCTACAGGTCGTGGCCGCCTGTTGGTCCCGTTAGCTAACCCCAAAACGGCTCCCTTGTTATTGCAGTTTGCTGGGGCGATCGCCGCTGCGAATGATTATGAGTTGGAATGTCTACAAGTAATTCCTGTCCCTCGTCATCGTAGCCCCTCTGAAACCCCGGTACGCATTACCCACAGTCGCCGCCTTTTACAAACAGCATTACGGTTGAGCCGAGAATGGCAAATCCCTGTCCATACTCAGATTCGGGTGGCTCATGATGTATCGGCAGCGGTATTGGAGACAATTCAAGAACGGCATATCAATAGCTTATTGATGGGTTGGAAAGGGGGAACTCATACTCCAGGGCGCATTTTTGGGGATGTGGCGGATACACTACTGCGGCAGGCTCCCTGTCAAATGGTCTTGGTGAAATGGGGGAGCCAGGTTGTGGAGAACGCAGAGCCGAGGCAACCTCAATTGCAACGCTGGCTGATTCCCCTTGGGGGTGGGGTAAATGCTTTGGCCGGGTTGGAGTTATTGTCAGCGTTAGTGACGGGGGGCGATCGCTCGTTTGTTCAGTTATGTCAGGTGTTCCGAGATCGCGAAAGTACTGAAGAAATCACCTTTTTGAAAAGCACGGCCCGGTTGTTAGAACGGCGTCTCCCCTGTCCGGTGACCGCCACGCCTATCTATGGCAGTTCCGTGGTGGATGCGGTCTTGGAGGAGACCCGAGGGCAAGATTATGATGCCATCTTGCTAGGGGCAAGTCGTCAAGGCGTGTTACAACAGGCCCTACATGGCAATATTCCTCGGGCGATCGCTCGCGGGAGTAACTGTACGACCATCGTTGTACGTCATGGGACTTTAGCTGCTGGAGAGATAATGCGATAA
- a CDS encoding NAD-dependent epimerase/dehydratase family protein, whose amino-acid sequence MKTFVTGATGFTGSHLVRQLLEQGHSVKALVRPNSNNKTRLSGLDIEFVEGDLTDLELLRSHLADIDWVFHTAAFVELGLVDDALMDRTNVDGTRTILEAAKSANLSKFVYCSTIGVYGDTQGQTIDETFQRTQKNFSSAYDRTKYTAQQLVNRAADQGLAAVSVMPSGIFGPDDPHFGPVIDNFIKGKLTVWAGGDRITGIVHVDDLVDAMIRAAEKSPPGEHYIISAGDLTTREMFAILGDAAGVAPPREIPPPVVRLSGNVLDVIGRLTGWNPPLSRERVHYIYERCVRVDGSKAKHRLSWQPRSVEQTLREIVAQKLSQSAFNPES is encoded by the coding sequence ATGAAAACCTTTGTTACTGGCGCAACTGGATTTACCGGATCCCACCTGGTTCGCCAACTCTTAGAACAGGGCCATAGTGTCAAAGCCCTAGTTCGCCCCAACTCGAACAATAAAACTCGTCTATCGGGATTAGATATTGAGTTTGTCGAAGGCGATCTGACCGACTTAGAGCTACTTCGTTCCCATCTAGCCGATATTGACTGGGTCTTCCATACTGCCGCCTTTGTGGAATTAGGACTCGTAGATGATGCCTTGATGGACCGAACGAACGTTGACGGCACTCGGACGATTCTAGAGGCTGCCAAAAGCGCCAATCTCTCTAAGTTTGTCTATTGCAGCACCATTGGCGTTTATGGTGATACCCAGGGACAAACCATCGATGAGACCTTTCAACGGACTCAAAAGAATTTTTCCTCTGCCTATGACCGCACCAAATATACCGCCCAACAATTAGTCAATCGGGCCGCAGATCAGGGGTTAGCCGCAGTTAGCGTCATGCCTTCGGGAATTTTTGGCCCCGATGATCCCCATTTTGGCCCAGTCATTGATAACTTCATCAAGGGCAAGTTAACCGTTTGGGCCGGGGGCGATCGCATCACCGGTATCGTCCATGTGGATGACCTAGTCGACGCCATGATCCGAGCCGCCGAAAAAAGTCCCCCTGGAGAGCATTACATTATCTCCGCCGGAGACCTGACCACCCGTGAGATGTTTGCCATCTTAGGGGATGCCGCCGGCGTGGCCCCTCCCCGAGAAATTCCTCCCCCTGTCGTTCGGCTCAGTGGCAATGTTCTCGACGTTATCGGCCGACTCACCGGCTGGAACCCCCCCTTAAGTCGGGAACGAGTTCACTATATCTATGAACGCTGTGTGCGGGTTGATGGTAGTAAAGCCAAACACCGATTAAGCTGGCAACCCCGCTCCGTTGAACAAACCTTACGGGAAATTGTCGCCCAGAAACTCAGTCAATCGGCATTCAATCCTGAGTCCTGA
- a CDS encoding pentapeptide repeat-containing protein, with amino-acid sequence MGTFQSLSASDILKRGPDSWNRWREEQPLVKPSLQGEDLEQRYLREVNFSSCNLADTNLTQADLCLANLELAQLDRANLTEAILYTTDLRHSSLKESILTRADLTEASLVKADLSLAVLQQAQLNRSDLTDARLYTTNLRQADLSDVELIRADLREVDLTMADLGEADLRDANLSFAVCSLAQFVGATLCHANLYRANLSLGNLCVANLMGANLTKASFIGANLIGANLYLANLRFANLAQADLREASLRITNLTGANLAGANLSMANLTEASLVRANLTGANLSRANLHQANLDGAILKGVTLPDGRKHP; translated from the coding sequence ATGGGAACTTTTCAATCTCTATCAGCCAGTGACATCCTCAAACGCGGACCTGATTCCTGGAACCGTTGGCGGGAAGAACAGCCTCTCGTGAAACCCAGCTTGCAGGGGGAGGATTTAGAGCAACGGTATCTACGAGAGGTTAACTTTAGTTCTTGTAACTTAGCCGATACCAATCTGACTCAAGCGGATTTATGCTTGGCAAACCTAGAGCTGGCGCAACTTGACCGAGCCAATTTGACTGAGGCGATTTTGTATACAACAGATTTGCGCCACAGTTCCTTGAAAGAGTCCATTTTAACGCGGGCGGATTTGACGGAAGCGAGCCTCGTTAAAGCTGATTTGTCCTTAGCTGTCCTTCAACAAGCCCAACTGAACCGATCTGACCTAACCGATGCACGATTGTACACGACGAATCTCCGTCAAGCGGATTTGTCTGATGTGGAGTTAATTCGGGCCGACCTGCGGGAGGTTGATCTGACGATGGCAGATTTAGGGGAAGCGGATTTGCGAGATGCGAATCTGAGTTTTGCGGTTTGTTCCTTAGCTCAATTTGTCGGTGCGACGTTATGTCATGCAAATCTCTATCGCGCTAATTTAAGTTTAGGAAATCTTTGTGTCGCTAACTTGATGGGCGCTAATTTAACAAAAGCTAGTTTTATTGGTGCAAATCTTATTGGTGCGAATCTTTATTTAGCTAATTTACGCTTTGCGAACCTAGCTCAAGCTGATTTACGGGAAGCGAGTTTACGGATTACGAATTTAACTGGGGCAAACTTAGCAGGGGCAAATCTCAGTATGGCCAATCTCACGGAAGCGAGTCTCGTGCGAGCTAATTTGACGGGAGCTAATTTGTCACGGGCCAATCTACATCAAGCGAATCTCGATGGCGCTATTTTAAAAGGGGTCACATTACCCGATGGGCGAAAACACCCCTAG